The sequence agacatagagcggaaactctcctgtcaaagacctaactcagttgtcagaaacctaagtggtgagaatgtattagtagaaaaaactatgtgaaaacaaaactcgtatgtgtgataattttgagtaattttattgcttgagtttttttctaatttccgctctatgtttctctatggtctTGGCTACATCCCCTTAAGAAAATCAACTGATTTAACTGACTTTCTTAAGAAAATCTTTTTGTACAtcagattttcttaaaaaaatatttttgaaaatcttgAAATTAGAAAACTTTTACATGAAAtagttttgagtgatttttcaaaaaacagttttttgaaaaatgttttcgaacacctatccgtacaggaaaaaaccaagtatgggggaatgtagccaagaccatcctctatcacgccccgttttccaaattttggcacaaataaccATTTTTAGCCAATAGGCCAAAAAGtcgtttgagtgatttttcaaaaaactgattttttaaaaattagttcgTACACctatccttacaggataaaaccAAGTATGGGGGAATGTAGCCAAGAGCATCCCCTATCACGCCccgtttttccaaattttggcacaaacaaccatttttgccttatatgtccccaaatagtttgagtgatatttcaaaaaatagttttttgaaaaatttgttcgaacacaTATCCATACAGGATAAAACCAAGTATGGGGAAATGTAGCCAAAACCATCCCctatcacgccccgttttcgaaattttggcacaaacaaccatttttgccctataagtccccaaatagtttgagtgatttttcaaaaaattgttttttgaaaaatttgttcgaacacctATCCGTACTGGACAAAACCTGGTATGggggaatgtagccaagaccttcgtctatcacgccccgttttccaaattttggaaCAAGGCcccatttttaaacaataggCTAAAAAttggtttgagtgatttttttgtataaacgtTATTATTTGCTTTTGAAGCATATATAACATGGGTGTTTTTtaacacacaattttttttaatatataaattaaaaatgtaatttatttaattttttattatcattgtaaataaattaaaaatttagttaagtgactgtaaagtttgttagaaaatgtataaaagtttGTTATGCCATGTTTCTATggcagtctgaattacttaattcgcgttttgaattacgattgcgaatcaacctgtttacacgacaacattcgtaattcagtttgacatttatttatttcatcttcttgttttttttcttctgttgacatgttttgtttttttgtttattttgtttgtttggtgcgaattttaaatttgtaatttggcaatggataaaaaaggtaagtaaaaacataaaattgtagcattattaaataaacaaatataatttaattattattttcattattagaaaaaagaaaaagtgcaagcaagtgggaccagggcagcgagcggtctttattagaggtgtgggctgaaagaatggcagagctgctacttctacaaatgaatttaactttaatcagactttttatttcatttaatttatttatttaatacaaaaatctttttctttattttgttttgttttgacatttttgtttggacagctgattttgatacataaataatcgatacaaattagagatgacagtcattcgttcgtaattcataaggtaattcaaactgaattacgtacgaacaaggtaattcgcacttgaaattttgtttggcgaatcatgtaattcagttcgtaattgggggttgaatgacgaatgagagtgtgaatgacgaataatgccgtcgtgtgaacatggtattAGAGGCCGAAAATCCTCTCCCATTCACAAAAATGAATAAGATCAGGCATTCATTGTTAATTGATATGTATATCGTTCGCTAtcgaaaaacagcacataagtacTTAATTCGCATATTCAAACTTGGCAGCACATAAAATTCAGTCTGTAAAACTGAAACCACTCAATTCTCTGCTGCCAATTATTCTCAgagagtattttttatttactctcttcAAAAtgagtgaaaacaaaaaaatttttcaaaaagtttgttattttcacgggtatttatttttctatgggTACTGcaacacgttcaatatatattgaccgctaTCCAGCAATACTGcttgctacacgttcaataaatatcgcgatactggatcgcggtcaatatatattgaacgtgtagcagtgccctatattcatacatatttaatttgtttaagtaccaaaagtaaaaaaaaacaaagaaattagtgaaaaaaatcattcaacacaaaataaaaatcagttttttatagaacttctcgtgttgaaaattttgtatttgtgacgaacgttttctccacctaaagcaatcagcaatcgctgtgctgttgttctgccgacgttattggttgtgtttagcaataaaaattgctacgtggagacataGGCTTAGGTGGAGAAAACGAGGGTTAGGTggagaaatacaaaattttcaacgcgagaagttctatgaaaaactgatGTGTACTTTGCttatattttgtgttgaatgattttttcactaattactttgttttttacttttggtgcttaaataaattaaatatgtatgaattaaacgcaatgacaactgaactgacagcttattgcttagcaataattgctcaggcaATCAGTAAAGCAAacattgcgcaatggattgctactTATGGCAATTTtctacactcgcaaatttcattgacgcaatcaaattcgacaattgtagcaataaatattgctacgtggagacgtGGGGTTATACAAATCCAATGTCTGTCAGGTCTACAtataagcattttttttttcgaaaatcccCCTTATGGGCGGCCCACTAGCTGTCTTGAAATAGTTTTTGTCGCTACTTGGGATTTTTCGGCCATAGTGCATTGATTTGAGAAAAATTATATGAAGCAACAACATGAAAATTGCGAAAAGTGGAAAAGAGAATCAAAAAATGCCTAGTAGCCCTTTTtctaatgcagaaattgaaaggaagacagacgaagtttgatGGCGAGGGGTTGAAGATGTAAAGTGTATAGTACACGATTATCTCTACtagacattttttgtttctcttttcCACTCTTCGCAATTTTCATGTTGTTGCTTCGTATCGTTTTTCTCACATCTATGTTTAAATGCTTTTGGCCAAAGTCTATTAATAAGGTCTGTGCAACTctacaacaattcaaaaacaaaaagaataacAGAAATTTTGGTTGTTTAAAACCAAGGcaaatttatttacaggtaTACGGGATTCACACGATGACTTTTTAGTCATGCAATTTTAacaattctcttttgaacttaTCTTCTTTTTggttttgcaatttaaaaacacaaaaaaagaaaaaattcaaagttgaAAAATTATGAGGGCACTTACATTATGACTTTAAGTCATGACTTAAAATCATGTTTTTTGTACTAACAAATTGTGACGTCTAAACAAAAGCaagttttctgtttttcaatacttttttagaTATTCTGATTTGAGCTCTTTTCTGATTGGTTGTTGATACGGTTtgatgccaaaaaaaaagtcaaacatggTTGACAAAAAAAGACATGTATGGGGATTTTCGTaggggttttaaaagaaaaacaaaaaaaaagacatgaCTTTAAATCAAAATGCAAATGTCACCTATGTTGaacattatttcttaaaaaaaaattggaactATTACGCAATATATGTGCAAATAAATGTTTCTGTAGTCAGAAAATGAACATATGGTGTGGGCAATAGAAACATCCTCCTGGGATGTCATCGGAGGAGTCTTTTGgcacaatttcttggacttgaacaactgctacaacaacaatagAATTTGACATTTGAGTATATAATTTATCCAAGTGTAATGCGCGTGGAGACATCATGTAAGTATATTACCCtatgtctccacgtagcaatatttattgctgcaattgtcaaatttgattgcgtcaatgaaatttgcgagtgtagaccgcaaattgccatatgtagcaatccattgcgcaatgattgctctgCTGATTGtctgagcaattattgctaagcaataagctgtcagttcagttgtcattaaagtaaaatttcttctttctatgattcgaTGCGATTAATTcatccatatttaatttatttaagaaccaaaacatacaaaaaaacaaagaaattagtgaaaaaatcatttaacgtaaaataaaccacagtttttcatagaacttctcgctttgaaaatgttgtatttgtgacgaacgttttctccacctaaagcaatcagcaatTACTCTGCTGTTGctctgccgacgttattgcttgagcttagcaataaaaattgctacgtggagacctagggttagTTTCTTGGGAATTTAACATTATTTGGGTGATATGATACGAAAAAGTCTGGCAACCATGCTAAATGTCGAACAGAAGgttgaaaaatatacaatacaataaattcaaaatacacAATAAAGTAAAGctgttaatattattatattgcCAATATGAAGATGAAATTAATTGATAGTGTCGTTCGGAGCTTTAAGGTCGCTAAAGTATTTAGAGAGAACACAGACAAGATCAACGCCATCGACTTTTCACCAAATGGAGAGCATTTAATTTCCTGCAGCGAGGACGATCAAATTGTTATATATGATTGCGAAAAAGGAACACAATCGCGAACTGTAAACTCCAAAAAGTATGGCGTagatttaatacattttacacaTGCGAATAACACCGCTATACATAGCTCTACTAAAGTAGACGACACAataagatatttaagtttacatGATAATAAATACTTACGATACTTTCCTGGTCACACCAAAAAGGTAATATCATTGTGTATATCTCCTGTGGAAGACACATTTCTGTCGGGTTCTCTAGATAAGACTCTTCGATTATGGGATCTCAGATCTCCGAATTGCCAAGGATTAATGCACTTGTCTGGACGTCCCGTCGCAGCTTATGATCCCGAAGGACTGATATTTGCAGCTGGAGTAAATTCTGAAAGTATTAAATTATACGATCTTCGTTCCTTTGATAAAGGACCTTTCGTAACATTTAAACTTAATCAAGAGAAAGAATGTGATTGGACTGGATTAAAATTTTCGCGTGATGGTAAAACTATACTTATTAGTACTAATGGTTCAATAATTCGTCTTGTAGATGCTTTCCATGGAACACCTTTGCAGACATTTACGGGTTATCCAAACACAAAGGGAATTCCAATTGAAGCTAGTTTTAGTCCGGATTCTCAATTTATATTCTCCGGCAGTACAGATGGCCGCGTTCATGTATGGAATGCTGATACCGGATATAAAGTATGTGTTCTAAATGGTGACCATCCTGGCCCCGTCCAATGCGTCCAATTTAATCCCAAATATATGTTACTAGCCTCTGCCTGTACCAACATGGCGTTTTGGTTACCTACATCCGATGAaggtttataaataatttttaatttcatgtaaGAAATagtatacataaataatttcctaatcttagaaaaaaaatttaaaaaaaaataatcatgttgttttattgtttaacatttcaattcagtttaattttttcattatgaAATGTATTGGGAAAAATGCATAAATTAAGATAATGTGTTGATATAGTATATTAATTACttgttgaccgccccggcttcgcccggtagcatttaccaatattagttcttcaagtttctccaacccaaaTAACCCTTCCTGTtatttatttgctaataaaatatcttaatttataCAGCATACTTTcgggagttttttttattacagttgactggactcacaaaaaatgTCCGAGTTTtatccggaatttttgaatttttttctttacaaaccatctcctgaaaatttcgaatcgaacaaaaaaatcagccaaatcgctccagccgttctcacgtgatgccattacatacatggaccatttcatttttatatatatagaagatgaGGGAACTCATTTAAGTCTCTGAATGACCCAAgttttcttacattttgttcGTGAGTAGCACTTTGCTCTAATAGTTTAGGATTTATAGacctttttccgattttaataataatgttgTATGAAACTCCTTGAAAATCTGATGTTATAAAAATTTGTctgaaaatggatccattgaGTGATATTTTGTAATGAGGTTTAATCAGATAACCTGGCCAAAAagcaaacataaatttaataaactaaGTATGCAGCTCGAAAAACAAATTCTCTATCATATTGTGAATTTCAAGACTAAGTTGAGATTTATACTTTATACGCTGTCAAAGTCAGAAATGTGAACAATATTAAATGCGGGAGTCCCGTTTGAATTTTCAACCGTTAAGACGTGTTTTTGCATCGTaccaatttttttcatataaaattaatataattcgGACAAGCATCTTGTTACTGTAATTTAATTTCGAAGCCAATATCATGGTATACCCGGTTATTGATTATGGAGACGCTGGAGATGGGAAAAGTTTCCCATTACCCAGGAAGAGGAGATACACGCATTTCATGCGGGAATATGAGGCGATTTTACAACCCCACGAGGGCCGTAATTCATTACCAGTTGTGAAAGTGTCCAAACTTATTTTCTCTATAACCAACGATATCgagatattttttatatccaAGAGGAAGTTACGAATCAAGAGCAGGGATAGAGAAGTGATTAATGAATTGGTCAGCAATGAAACAGTCATTAAGGATTATAAGGTACAAATTCCTCTAGAAATGTGCGAGACAAAGGCAGTTATACAAATCCCCTCTGAGCCAGAATACACggagaaatatatatttgataATTTGTAGATAAAACATTTCCCAGAATACGGTCTCTTAGCTGAGACCATTGAACTGGGTGAAATAAGGCGCTTTACAAAACCTGACACTACTGGTAACAGACAGGACATTGACC comes from Calliphora vicina chromosome 2, idCalVici1.1, whole genome shotgun sequence and encodes:
- the Wdr82 gene encoding WD repeat-containing protein 82, with amino-acid sequence MKMKLIDSVVRSFKVAKVFRENTDKINAIDFSPNGEHLISCSEDDQIVIYDCEKGTQSRTVNSKKYGVDLIHFTHANNTAIHSSTKVDDTIRYLSLHDNKYLRYFPGHTKKVISLCISPVEDTFLSGSLDKTLRLWDLRSPNCQGLMHLSGRPVAAYDPEGLIFAAGVNSESIKLYDLRSFDKGPFVTFKLNQEKECDWTGLKFSRDGKTILISTNGSIIRLVDAFHGTPLQTFTGYPNTKGIPIEASFSPDSQFIFSGSTDGRVHVWNADTGYKVCVLNGDHPGPVQCVQFNPKYMLLASACTNMAFWLPTSDEGL